ATTTCAATTCCAGCattaatatttattcacaaatcaaTCATCCTCTATTTTTTATAGTTTCCAAACTGAATGGCCAGTCGGTCAGCAACACAGCGGAAGGTGGCAGGCTGCACTTCCCAATAGTTCACCGGGTTTCCGTAGAGGCTGATGCCATGGTAGAAGTTCCTTTTCATGCCAAAACCTTGAGGGCAGAAGTCATTGACATCCACTTGACTGATGTTGTTGGAATGAAGGTAAGCCACctgtaaataaagcaaacaaaaaatcaATAACTGCCCATGTGCGAACGGGATTCTTTTTGTTCAGCGGCTTGATATCTGGCACCTGCAGGTACTTCATGTCTGGCAGGCCCTTCGGGACGCGGGTCAGACGGTTGTTTTCCAAATGCAACTCCCTCAGATTAGAGACGTATGATAGGCTGCCATTCTCAATCATGCGGATCTGGTTGAAACCCAGACCCAATCTGGCAAACAAGGACAAACACAACAATGAATAAGCAAAAGACAAAAGACAGGCTGCACACGTTGTGACAGACATCTAGTGAGGTGGAAACACAATAGACTGGAAAAACTGTGAACAGGCACTGGGTCAAATGAGGCCTGCAGGACAAACTGCTCGAAAAAAGAAATCCAGCACATGCAGGATCTTTTATTTTCAACAGGTTTTGCGTGACACAAATTCCAGGGTTATTCTTCACTGAAaaaaagtcacagttttctttgcTTTGTATATTGGGTTTCGATTTCTGTGTTGGTTTCAAAAGcacatgtgtttttttattttaataatatttttatatagtttttgtcTCATATATTCCAAGTAAGATTCAGGagtaatttaattactgtataatTCAACATCACAAAATGCAGAATGAAATTACATTGCATCTGTATATTCGGTACACGCACAAATAAATGGATTCTGGGCTATAAAGCCAGTGTTATGTTGCCAAAAACATAGTGGGCTTCAGACTCTTATGCTATGCTTGTCGGATGTGAAAGTCTGATTGACTTTGATCTTTGTAGATTTTAATAGGAGTAAGACTGAAATAATTCTGTTCAGCCCGTCAAACTCTTCTGGAGCCCCGATAGTTTTTCTATAAAGCCCTGGGTAAAAAATCTGGGTGTTATTCTGGAAGATGGCTTGAGCATTGACAAACGGATAAATGCAGTGGTTAAATCCTGCTTCTTTCAGCTACGACTCATAAAAACTGTTAAATCTATTCGAtctagaaatttttttttaaaaataattcaattattaCCACTATGTTAGACTATTGTAACTCACTATTCTGTGGGATTAGTCAGAAAAAAATCCTGTTTACAATGagttcaaaatgctgctgcaaggcttttagCAGGTACCAAGAAACTTGAGCACATTACCTCAGTTTTACGCTCGTTGCACCGGTTGcccgagtcacttttaaaattcttcttcTGGTTTTTTAATCTCTAAATGGTCTGGCACCTTCTTGTCTGTCAGACATGTTGATTGAGCATCAGCCTGGTTGGATTCTTCGGTCATCTAACCAGAGATTGTTATGCATCCCTAAGTCGAGGCTTATTCTGTGCCTGATTACTGTGCCTTCGCAATAGCTGGTCCTATaggttgtggaatgctctgcccctcggtaaaattgtctgttttagctattattttataattttatatttttctttgttgtgatgtgtattgtgcagcacattggtcaacctctggttgtgtttaatagtgctatatgAACAAAATTGACATTGATAAAAATTGCCAAGAATACATTTTATGAGACAAtaattttcttttatgccaaaaatcatttgtAAATTAAGTAGAGCTTGTGTTCTATAAAGAAATTTGGTAAATTTCCAACTCTAAGTATATGGAAactcaatttttgattagtaatgcaCACTGCTAAGCACTTCATTTAGTCAACTTTAAAGGCAAATTTCtcaatatttacatttctattgaaccctcagatttcagattttaaaatagttccatctcagccaaatattttcCTATCCAAACAAACCAAACATCACATCAGCagaaaagtatttttacagtcaaTTTTTCTGTGAAAGTATGTatgtaaaatcttatattgttgtcaTTGCCGtattctaggctaaaagatggaaccattCTAAAAGATGTAAAAAACACACAGGGACTGCCAGCCAGTATTGAAGAAAACACGACACAGcgagttgtaacagggtgttacaattaagcACACTTTGTTTAACACCAATTAAACAGACAAAATCAATTTTGAATTTTAAGTGTAATGATGAGaacgttttaattaaaaatgttttaatagaagatatatttttaatagatttttttattgctaataatacaaataaatgcattgtataataatagaaaataatgcaAATACATCCAAATGAGTTTAtccaaaagataaataaataaacatgctgtactatgtagaataaaataatTGAGTTAAGTATTGAGGGaatatactatttaaaataaactgaatgtgGTAAATTTGACTATATAAGCACGTGTTACAACCAACCCTCTGCTTTTTAATGCAGCtctttatttaaacaaaagagTTTTCACGAAACAGATTTTGAGGTGGCTGTTATGCACTGTATGGCTATCTGTGTTAACCTAGGACatttaaatataactttattaCATATAAGAGTTTCATATAAAGCAAATGCTGTGTCAAACTGAAAATATCATAAGCATGCTCTATTTTTATCCCCACATAATTTAGCTTTTATACACCAGGTGGCGCTGTTGCTTTATAGAGAGcctgacaggaaaaaaaaaagcaagctgTATGTTTAGAGAAATGAGGTGCCTCACCTGTACAGGTGTTTGTAGCGTCTCAAGTCCTCCAGTTCAATGGCTTGGATCTGGTTGTTGTCCAAGTGGAGCTCATGAAGACTGTCAGGGAGATCTAAGAGAGGGACATTCATCATTAGATAATTGGAAGTAGCACCACGTCTCTGCTCTTAATATGATATTAAAACACGCAAATTGTGATTTATTACAGATCATATAAAACTCATTCAAGTGAGAAATTACATAGTGCTATCCAAAAAATAATTTCTGAAAAGTCTTTTAGCTGACAAACTTTCAGTATTAAATGACATTAAAGTGATgattcacccaaaattaaaacgTGCAGTTTATTTGAgatgggtctggatgcagacctggtgcattgcaatctgagctgcatccaatgcttcttaatgcgctcacctaaccctacccctcacagtgacatcactcacctccattgagtgcattgtgtctgacattgcatcgctgagtgatgcaatttcagcttgcatcataaaggctgcatccagatactattggtttatttactcactcttagaCCATTTGTAATGTAGGTGACTTTTATTTGTCAGTAGAACATTACAGTACATTTTTAGCCGAAACCAAGGTCAATGATTACTGACACTATGAGAGTCAAAACAAACCCATATACAGGCATTACAAAATTATTACTAGTGGCTGCTGATGATGCATTGAGGTTTTATTAAGCAAAATACCCAGTCAGTGCAACATTATAACATTATAACCTTATAAAAACAGTCCTGAGCATGTTTATTACAGTTTGGAGATTGGTTTTCTTGTTGTGCAGCATCCACACTCCAGACTGTCATGAACATGCTCAGAACCGTTTGCTGAGGCTGTGGATACAAGCTTTTACATGTAACTTATAAATACTCCTGCTGTCCCCTctgcatgagtttttttttatttgaccgaCAATTAgaacattcattcgttcgttcgttcgttcgttcgttcgttcgttcgttcattcattcattcattcattcattcattttttcattcattcattcattcattttctttttggcttagtcccttaattaaacaggggttgccacagtggaaagaactgccaactatccagcaaatgttttatgcagctgatgcccttctagctgtaacccatcactgggaaacacccacacacactcattcacacatatacactatggtcagttttagcttacccaattaatctatagcgcatgtctttgaacttgtgggggaaaccggaaaacccggaggaaacccgcgccaacatggagagaacatgcaaactctaaacagaaatgccaactgacccagccgaggcttgaaccttgagtctgcagccagacccctgtCTCCCATAACATTTtcgctaaattataattaaacttgacaaGACTGACAGAGATGTATTGTGCAttgtattttttgctatttctgcagagaattttggcataaatctgcaatttctgcagaattattttgggagtatcataactaaaaccttaatatgtgaaataaaaaatacaccttGTATTtaataacttgtatttaatgtttacaatgcaaatccaattagattcactttatttggtaaacaaagcaagtctctcatataatatctctacaaaaagacagaaaatattactttacaaactgtattgtacataaatcagatgaacattttcatattagtcaataatattactgtaattaattaaaaaacgtaataaatttagatttacacaaatttgctcaagtaaataaacagaatttatgatgggctaaaaatctgtgaaaaATCTGTGTAATTCTGTccacacagattccgtgtgggcctactcatgagTCACACAGCAGTCTGTTTTGTTTTCTGATAAGCCTATATTTCATCAGATGAAATATATTCACATGAAAACAGGGAAAGAATGATGTTTGACGTTCATGGTACACCAATTTTCATATACTGATCTTTTTTTTAGcttgatatgtttttttcaggcgaagcagtggcacagtaggttgtgctgtcatctcacagcaagaaggtcgctgagtcgctggttcgagcctcggctcagttggcgtttctgtgtagagtttgcatgttctccctgcgttcacgtgggtttcctccgggtgctccggtttcccccacagtccaaagacatgcggtacaggtgaattgggtaagctaaattgtccgttagtgtatgagtgtgaatgtgtatttggatgtttcccagagaggggttgcggctggaagggcatccgctgcgtaaaaacttcattcatacatttatgccgctgtggcgaccccggattaataaagggtctaagccaactagaaaatgaatgaatgaatgttttttcaaTCTCAAACTGATGGTAGCTGTTGACCTACAATTTCACATTTTCCAAAGACCACAGATtcataaaaaaagctaaaaaaaacacatcttCACATCTACACATTTTTTGTTTGACCTATGCCTTTAGTTATTATTGCAAAAATCACCTTTCGGTATTCCAGTGAGTTTGGCCTCAGAGACGCGCAGGTAGTTGAGTTTCAGGCCTTTAAAAGCGCCAGGCTCAAAGCCACTGTTCTGAATAGGGTTTCCGCCCATCTCTATAAGAAGCATTCAACATCAGACAGAATATCCCATCACAAAAACCAGCAGGCTCCATCTAAAAAAGGAAATGGTTTGGTCAGATTGTAACCTCTATACCACATAATGGCGAGCGTGCATACAAACCAATGCAGTTCATGCTGCCCAGACCAGAAAACGTTCCTTCTGCAACCTTCTTAATACGGTTGTCATGAATGCGCAGCTCCACCAGAGATGGGGGAAGGTTTTTGGGTACCACTGTCAGGAGGTTATGGGAAAAATAAAGCTTTTTCAGATGTCGGAGGGGTGTGAAGACTCGTGGGTGGACTTTGGAGATCTTGTTGTTGACCAGTGACAGGGCCTGACGGGAAACAGGAAAAGACACTAACATTTGGAAACTCATAAAGAAATGATTAATAATAGCTCGACTGTGCGAATTAAATATGTACACACAATCAAACGGCTTATAAATGATGTTTTAACTTGAtgtcttgtttcttttttttttccttttgcagGCCATGTCAAATATTGTGTTTGGTGAGAGAGGCTGAATAAATATTAGGGATAAATATTGGGGATAATATGAGTTCTAAGAAAGGAACTAAAACATTCAGTTTGGCACCGGCGTGTGTTTCCAGAACTACAGGAACATTCTTCTTCAGAGACTCGAACTGTTTGAACATCCTGTCGGGCTGTTTCGCACAGTGCCAAACGTAAAGTAAAGCTCATGGCGAATGCCAGACCAATTTTTCAGGAGTTAGCCAAAACACGCTTTAAAGAAGCCTGTCTCGGTAATtcttatgtaaaataaaacttgtaaatattaatgttaagATGAATGTACAGCCAAATCATGTCCATGTTCATCAGCCAATAAAGACTCAAGCTGTAAAACTGGCACGCATCAACAGACAGCAAAGGAAATCATCCATAAGGTTATAAAACGATAAACTGTCTCTTGAATAATCAGTCACAGATTTATGAAACTATTTTAGTGGCACTGTACTTTACATTCAGAGTCATCTATCTTCATTCTCCCATTTATCTTACAATTAACAAATTCATTACTTTTCTTTAAGTGACCTTCTCTGATTTATGTTTCTTGAGTCAATATAAATGTCTTACGTAGAGGTTTGTGAGCCCTTTGAAGTCGTTCTCCTTCAGTTCTGTGATGCAGTTGTTCTGTAGGTCCAGGAGTTTGGTGTCTCTGGGAATCTCCTTGGGCACTGCGATTAAACCTAAACAGGAAGATGAAATGTTTACATGCTAATGTAAAGCTTTTAGAAAATACAGATTTGTGTACAAGTCTCCGAACAGAGAGACCCTTAGCTCGACATCTGGTCTGGATTTCTCCTAAAGACTGAATCTGAAAAAATAACTGAACTAAACGGTGTACACAACTATAAATCTTAACCAATAAAGAGTGTTTATGACAAGATATTTAATCACACATGAGTTCCTTTGGCCATTTGTGCTTAATGGTCATTGACTATGTTCAAATTATGAGTTCTTATGAAAACATTACAGAAAATAATCTATTACATCTGAAGGACAATGTTTTGTCAATGTTAACTTCTTGATGACATTATAAGTGAACATCAGAGAGCACTACAACCTTGTAAAAAGGCAGTTCATGACCTCTTTAATCACACTAATACTACTCGACCAAAGTGAGCTTGTGCTCACTCAAGTGTATGAATTAGCTCTTTGAcattgttctgattggctggagtaccTGTCTCACGTCAGCAAGTTCTAAGCGTGAACACGCTCGGCAATTtttcttctgcgttcacacagcacaacattctggcaaattaccggtaatgttacaacttctttttCCGGGAAATTGCTGGAATGAATTTaacgttttttttaaaaagggcctgttcacacatacaaatgCGTAGTAATGTATGTggtaaaggtctgtatgtgtgaaaggggctattgttaaTGTATTTGCACATGTGCATTAGCTGCAGGTGTATCTTTATATTAGTGTGACCTAAAGATGTTCGGTCAAAACTTTTAAAACCATTTGAGTTCTTTTGCTAATCATTGACTACATCACAAAACTCCAAGACAACCACATCTAGAGCACAAATCCAGTATTGTGTTTTAGCGATGCAGAGTTCAAAACTCTAAATCAGGCCAATGATTCATGATGATTTCCAGCAGAGCCCAATAATTTACACTAGGCTGGGTTCAACCTCTACAACCATTTATAATGCTCTTCACAACCACAACTGCCATGCTGTCTTGCTTCACTCTgaagtaaaaaattattatttcattaaaaaatcattcattaaagGAATGATTGCATTTATTAATGAAAACTATAGTTCATTATGTGATTGATTTGTTATTTTATCTAACAAATGATacagaatttatattttaatttaggcATTAAATAGAACAGCTTTAACAGTATTATTAACAACAAAGAGGTCCAAACAAGATCAAATATTACATAACAACAGCACCAAAGCCTTACGCGcagcacactttattttaaaactgaattttgAAGAATTCAAATCATTTATGAGGTGCATTGTGTAACCCATTAGTTCTATGTTTCCAGCATGCAGGCAGGCACACTAATAAGGGCTTTTGTTAGCACACCTCTTAACACTGGACCAACCAGAATTATGTACTGTAGCTACTAGATTGGCCATTTCAGTCATTCTGTGACTGttctcacactgtaaaaaatgcagtgaATTCATTAAGgttctcccaacacaaatcaattaagctaacttaaatttaagtcgattgaacataaaacaattcagttgtcccagacaaatctcaagaattgttgttttggctcattttaaattagtagtttgcaCAAGCAGTGAAAACATTTTTTGAATGCATACAAGACGTCATATTGTCTCTTCACATTTAAATTCAAAGTTTCTTTTGAGattttaaaattaagctttgagaGTCTGTCCTACATTTTAAAGTCATTATACAATCTTTTGGGTAATATAGCCTATAATGATGTAAAAGTCACTAGATTGCCTGCAAAGGTACTTTTCTCCAACACAGGTTCTTTATCAATATGGCAAACTTAAGTCGCAgtgaggagttgaccacgacaacagggtttgagttcataaaagaacggttccagaaagcaggtaaaacaaaaacaaaaggcaaaaaattaaataaagaattaaataacagggtgagaacatggtaagatCAAAAAATCTGGCAAAAAAGCAGGTGACCCtaaagacttttatttttctggattgctttaaaAAACACTGTGGGTTGAGTTTGGGGAAAGTGGttggcaggtcaatctgtgcttttgaaaatactatcggttgggtttaggaaaggaggcgGTTGGGGTATCCGGGAATTCAGTCGGTCAATCATCAACAGCAGTGGCAAGAAGATCAGGCATCAATGAACTCGCAAgcaaaatttgagatctgaaaaagtgtacacagcacaCTCTGATGGATTTATGTGAGGAGAGCAGGTGCAAATGGAACTCccaagagaaatctgagatctgaacAAGTGTACACAGCAacttctggtggattcgtgaaaacaaaaactgcaaaacaacatacctcctgggacatatttcatgctctccagaaatatatacaggaGAACGTATCCATAATGTGCCTGGGTTGCTTTTTTTTAGTGCACTGAATATGTTGTTTTGAAAGACATGTTTAAAGTTTGTGCTATCAGAAAGTTTCTAGTCAACAGAGGTGTGCATGTTCAAAGACAAGGGTCAATTTGACTGTTATTGTCATTCAaaactcttttgtgttttgtaattttaataaaataacaaatattagaaAGAAAAATGCACAcgttatttaaatacaaaatttaaaagtCTAAATAACTGACTCTGTAGTTCTAGTGCTAATGCCAGGTGAGTGATGTTTACCAGCTTTTACTAGCTGACCTTGGGATACACTTGCTTACTCCTATCCGGGTCACGCCACTAATATAACCTCTGTGGATGTACTCGTCCCTTTCCAATTGGATTCTGACATGGAAAGCTGGCACACTAACATGGACTCTAAAGTCTGCAGCCTCCAGCATCAATCACGTGTACACCTCTTGAGGCCTGGGGAGTGAGGTTTTATCCAGACAGTTTCTCCTAAATGCCCATTACACTTGCATCACCACAAAAACAAAGTTAATTTTCATGCATTTCAAGCCAAGATCCAGTttccttttttcttctttcaaGCCATTTGGCCACCTGCTACTCAAACTAACAAGCACACAGTGACTTTACCCAAAAAAACCAAACCCCCTAGAGTAAATCTGGGTTTCAACGGCTGCCCAGAACATCACAGACCCCAACCACAGATTTGCAATCCTAATAGTAAATGTTTTATGATGAAGGCACATGACcacctaaatatatacataattctGAACATCTGTTATGAATATACATCACCATCAATTCAATTACAGCCTACATCATGGAATAACTTccagatttgtaaaaaaaaaattttaaaaattagagAGCGGAGTGGACGGATCAATGTGTTACAAGGAAATCTTCATCACAGTGGGAGGAAGCATAAGGAATCGCCAAAACCAAGGGCTGTATTTTCCGATTTTATATCAAATCCACAAGCATAAACAAAGATGCTAtgacatttacaaaaacaaaaacacttgcaAGGACCAAAACACATGGCATAGAGCATTCATGCACATATGCAAACACATTTAGACACGCACAAACAAAAAAGGAatgcatataattaaaataataagctCAGAATTCCTACATTATTGTTGCTTCTGTCAGTTCAATGGCTGTAAATGTTCTGTGAGGATCATAACTTGGACAAACTTGGCTGGAGAAAGAAAGAATGTCAGGATTCATAAGCATGAGTACAGACTACAGCGGCACTTTAGTAGCTGCTTTTGGtgccatgtaaaaaaaattttaataaaaatctacAGTAACCCGCCAATTGTTGTCTGGAATATAACGCTTCAACCAAATTCTTAAGCCTTCATCTAGCCCAGGTCTTCTCACTTTCCCACATACTTTTCCCACTGCTGTTTGAGTGTACACACAAGCaatgtggttggttggtttgttttgtgtttatacaATTCTTTTATATGTTTGCTCGTTCACAGATTACTGAAAAGCCTAATTATTTTGCATGACAAATGTTCCTACATAATGAGGTTAAAGGGTTTCTAAGAGATACGTTAGAAGTAATACTTATCATTTCATTGTAATTCTGTTGTTTCATACACATGGAAAAGAAAGTGAGAGCATCTTGAAGCAATAGCAATGAAATGAAGTGACCCCAGTCAAAGCTCTCCATTTTTAGGCCCAAATGACCACTTTGTTGGATGTTCTGCTGACAGGACGTATCTCAAAACTATTTCCAGCCATTTTAAAAAAAACCATCTCATCAAAGACTTTCAAACCTTCCCTTTCTATCTCTAACACTGTCTTCCCATAAAACatcctgtgtgtgtgtcataaaAACAACACAGAACCACTCCTACAGTTCAACAGGAAATTGCACGGGTTTCTTTTTTCATTGTTTCCAATTTAGGCTCCAGTTTTCTTTGAGACTTCGAGTTGGTTATTTTTGCCTGATTGAAAGTGAGTTGTCTACAATATGGAACTGAACCTAACTACAGGTCTTCAGTCTAGCTTTGAATCTGTTCATTTGGATAATTAATTGTATAGTAAATGTAAATATCATTAATGATAAAAGCCCACGCTCTATCTCTCCAATAAAAAAGGTTACCATAAACATCACTGCACAATgctaatgaacatgcacaatatactgacactgagcagaagaaatggtcccactttatactGTATTAAAGGAGAAAAttaagcactcagtcaagtttacattatattGGTTTTGTCATATCCTGTTTTGTCATGTGATCTTTCCCCATGTTTTCATTctccatgtgtgtttgtttttatcatgtgACTCCTTTGTTCCAGTTCCCG
The nucleotide sequence above comes from Danio rerio strain Tuebingen ecotype United States chromosome 23, GRCz12tu, whole genome shotgun sequence. Encoded proteins:
- the bgnb gene encoding biglycan b precursor, which codes for MSVMFSCRSLLLLLLSVCSLTAPSMALPFEQRGFWDFAMDGEAGDSTTVMMRDEEGSASEELPPDVFICPFGCHCQVNIVQCSDLSLIAVPKEIPRDTKLLDLQNNCITELKENDFKGLTNLYALSLVNNKISKVHPRVFTPLRHLKKLYFSHNLLTVVPKNLPPSLVELRIHDNRIKKVAEGTFSGLGSMNCIEMGGNPIQNSGFEPGAFKGLKLNYLRVSEAKLTGIPKDLPDSLHELHLDNNQIQAIELEDLRRYKHLYRLGLGFNQIRMIENGSLSYVSNLRELHLENNRLTRVPKGLPDMKYLQVAYLHSNNISQVDVNDFCPQGFGMKRNFYHGISLYGNPVNYWEVQPATFRCVADRLAIQFGNYKK